From one Coffea eugenioides isolate CCC68of chromosome 11, Ceug_1.0, whole genome shotgun sequence genomic stretch:
- the LOC113753087 gene encoding F-box protein SKIP28-like: protein MEENLVQDASDTPLQQEGMPHEVLFLVLSYLPLYELLVMAQVCRSVKEVLTYDILPWLNMVVGKPLNKRFNDVHLLKITSKADGRLKTLALLNCSKITDEGLQQVIARNPYITRLWLPACTSLSPSGVIEAVKLLTKNKHRLKSLRINGIYNLKKEDLEILHCLIDDESHPWQKKGLNFYHEYKEFSTFKHSYPPIDVEICPKCKEARVVFDCPRDSCRSMRQQQKLECRGCQHCILRCEECGMCIKDEDPVEAACVDVLCLGCWLQLPKCSFCNKPYCSQHADQKCSLVGSSGFVCIDCHARFIEN from the exons ATGGAAGAGAACTTAGTGCAAGATGCCTCAGATACTCCTCTCCAACAAGAAGGGATGCCCCATGAAGTTCTATTTCTTGTCTTGTCTTATCTTCCTCTATATGAACTTCTTGTTATGGCTCAAGTCTGCAGATCAGTAAAAGAAGTTCTTACCTATGATATCTTGCCATGGCTGAATATGGTGGTGGGAAAGCCATTGAACAAGCGTTTCAACGATGTCCATCTGCTCAAAATTACCTCAAAAGCAGATGGTAGGCTAAAAACTCTGGCCTTGTTGAATTGCTCAAAGATTACAGACGAGGGGCTTCAGCAGGTCATAGCAAGAAATCCTTACATAACCAGA CTCTGGTTACCAGCTTGCACCAGCTTAAGCCCCAGTGGAGTGATTGAAGCAGTGAAGCTGCTTACCAAAAATAAGCACAGATTAAAGAGCCTAAGGATCAACGGCATCTATAATTTGAAGAAAGAAGATCTTGAAATACTACACTGTCTAATTGATGATGAAAGCCACCCATGGCAGAAGAAAGGATTGAACTTCTATCATGAGTACAAAGAGTTTTCAACATTTAAACATTCATATCCTCCTATTGATGTGGAAATATGCCCAAAATGTAAAGAAGCAAGAGTGGTTTTTGACTGCCCTAGAGATTCTTGCAGAAGTATGAGGCAGCAGCAGAAGCTTGAGTGCAGGGGATGCCAACACTGCATCCTAAGGTGTGAAGAATGTGGTATGTGTATCAAAGATGAAGATCCAGTAGAGGCAGCTTGTGTGGATGTATTATGTTTAGGCTGCTGGCTTCAGCTACCAAAATGTAGTTTTTGCAACAAACCTTACTGTAGCCAACATGCAGATCAAAAGTGCAGCCTAGTAGGCTCTTCAGGATTTGTATGTATAGATTGTCATGCAAGATTTATAGAGAATTAA
- the LOC113753802 gene encoding dynein light chain 2, cytoplasmic, whose product MEAAEAELERRSKFLNSLILKKKAVEQKEQHERLNVRLRASDMAVSLQNHAFNCARNNLDSMPKGKLDSKRLALSLKKEFDSTYGPAWHCIVGTSFGSYVTHSTGGFLYFSIDKVYVLLFKTAVEPLDR is encoded by the exons ATGGAGGCAGCTGAGGCAGAGTTGGAGCGAAGAAGCAAGTTCTTGAACAGCTTAATACTGAAGAAGAAAGCTGTGGAGCAAAAAGAGCAGCATGAACGATTGAATGTACGTTTGAGAGCTTCTGATATGGCGGTGTCTTTGCAGAACCACGCCTTTAATTGCGCTAGAAACAATCTTGACTCCATGCCTAAAGGGAAGCTGGATAGTAAACGCCTTGCTCTTTCTCTCAAGAAG GAATTTGATTCAACATATGGTCCGGCTTGGCATTGCATTGTTGGAACAAGCTTTGGCTCATACGTGACACATTCCACTGGAGGTTTTTTGTATTTCTCAATCGATAAGGTCTACGTTCTTCTGTTCAAGACTGCTGTTGAACCATTAGACCGTTGA
- the LOC113753866 gene encoding myb-related protein 1-like, with the protein MEAKNGGQVQGKKKFRLKWTKLLHDCFVKAVNQLGGAYEATPKDIVKVMGIREITTDHIKSYLQKYRLSQEVYGAAYTKAAWSGSRMMLEAIQEKEQRRNLARQMNEASICIQTSKGKSPLIEGQTNSCKEIEVPRTINGQNLHAEEAETTKCQLFPPATNDQLPVHPLSSWLTLYEAPSANHVKRIQAAKADYANASVSKTEKKLQTLQTAKDKSAWLLRTKSSEGKGLLSWPPASMRDGIFAGKTMTRHQSYRDLTSTSGGLQVGGKITSTKGKLATENEPIDLNVSAQDIYGALKRAL; encoded by the exons ATGGAAGCAAAGAACGGTGGGCAGGTCCAAGGCAAGAAGAAGTTTAGGttaaaatggaccaaattactccATGATTGCTTCGTTAAGGCAGTAAATCAGCTTGGAGGAGCATAtg AAGCAACTCCAAAAGATATAGTCAAAGTTATGGGAATCAGGGAAATTACTACAGACCATATTAAAAGTTATCTCCAG AAGTACAGGCTAAGTCAAGAAGTATATGGGGCAGCCTATACAAAAGCTGCATGGAGTGGTAGTA GAATGATGTTGGAAGCAATTCAAGAGAAAGAGCAAAGAAGGAATCTTGCAAGGCAGATGAATGA AGCATCAATATGCATCCAAACGAGCAAAGGAAAGAGCCCACTGATTGAAGGGCAGACGAATAGCTGCAAAGAGATTGAG GTTCCAAGGACAATAAATGGGCAGAACTTGCATGCTGAAGAAGCAGAAACCACAAAATGTCAGCTTTTTCCGCCAGCCACCAATGATCAACTTCCTGTTCATCCATTAAGCAGCTGGTTAACATTGTATGAAGCACCCTCAGCGAATCATGTCAAGCGGATACAGGCTGCTAAAGCTGATTATGCAAATGCATCAGTGAGCAAGACAGAAAAAAAGTTGCAAACCCTTCAGACAGCTAAAGACAAAAGTGCATGGTTATTACGAACAAAATCTAGTGAAGGCAAAGGTTTACTTTCTTGGCCTCCGGCTTCAATGAGAGATGGGATTTTTGCGGGAAAAACAATGACCAGGCATCAAAGCTATCGTGATCTTACATCAACCAGTGGTGGGCTTCAAGTTGGTGGCAAAATTACTTCAACGAAAGGCAAATTAGCTACAGAAAACGAGCCTATTGACTTGAATGTTTCAGCTCAAGATATATATGGCGCGTTGAAAAGGGCTCTATAG